One genomic region from Lathamus discolor isolate bLatDis1 chromosome 9, bLatDis1.hap1, whole genome shotgun sequence encodes:
- the NONO gene encoding non-POU domain-containing octamer-binding protein isoform X6, producing MQGNKGFNMEKQNHAPRKQHQPHPPPSIPANGQQANSQNEGLTIDLKNFRKPGEKTFTQRSRLFVGNLPPDITEEEMRKLFEKYGKAGEVFIHKDKGFGFIRLETRTLAEIAKVELDNMPLRGKQLRVRFACHSASLTVRNLPQFVSNELLEEAFSVFGQVERAVVIVDDRGRSSGKGIVEFSGKPAARKALDRCSDGSFLLTTFPRPVTVEPMDQYDDEEGLPEKLVIKNQQYHKEREQPPRFAQPGSFEYEYAMRWKALIEMEKQQQEQVDRNIKEAREKLEMEMEAARHEHQVMLMRQDLMRRQEELRRMEELHNQEVQKRKQLELRQEEERRRREEEMRRQQEEMMRRQQEGFKGNFADAREPPDMRMGQMSMGGTIGMNNRGAMGGTNVPAAAPPATGPGAMIPDGAMGMSISPLSVSALPDSSSTSSSQTPPPPADRFGQSGAMEGLGAMGGNPPAFNRGNPGADFGSNKRRRY from the exons ATGCAGGGCAACAAGGGCTTCAACATGGAGAAGCAGAACCACGCTCCGCGGAAACAGCACCAGCCGCACCCGCCACCGTCCATCCCCGCTAACGGGCAGCAGGCCAACAGCCAGA ATGAAGGCCTGACTATTGACTTGAAGAACTTCCGGAAACCTGGTGAAAAGACCTTCACCCAAAGAAGCCGCCTGTTTGTGGGGAATCTGCCCCCTGATATTACAGAGGAAGAGATGAGAAAGTTATTTGAGAAGTACGGCAAGGCAGGTGAAGTCTTCATCCACAAGGATAAAGGCTTTGGCTTTATCAGGCTG gAGACTCGCACTCTGGCAGAGATTGCAAAGGTGGAACTAGACAACATGCCTCTACGTGGGAAGCAGCTAAGAGTGCGTTTTGCGTGCCACAGTGCATCACTGACAGTCAGGAACCTGCCTCAGTTTGTGTCCAATGAGCTCCTGGAGGAAGCCTTCTCAGTGTTTGGCCAGGTGGAAAGGGCTGTGGTTATTGTGGATGACAGAGGACGATCCTCTGGGAAAGGCATTGTGGAGTTCTCGGGGAAGCCTGCTGCTAGGAAAGCCCTGGATAGATGTAGTGATGGGTCTTTCCTGCTAACTAC ATTCCCTCGCCCTGTCACTGTGGAGCCCATGGATCAGTATGATGACGAAGAGGGACTACCAGAGAAACTAGTTATTAAAAACCAGCAATATCACAA GGAGCGTGAGCAGCCTCCTCGGTTTGCACAGCCTGGCAGCTTTGAATACGAATATGCCATGCGTTGGAAGGCTCTAATAGaaatggagaagcagcagcaagagcaagTAGACCGCAACATCAAGGAGGCTCGAGAGAAgctggaaatggaaatggaagCAGCTCGCCATGAGCACCAGGTTATGCTCATGCGGCAAG ATTTAATGAGACGCCAGGAAGAGCTGAGGAGAATGGAGGAATTGCATAACCAAGAAGTACAAAAACGTAAACAGTTGGAACTCAG GCAAGAGGAAGAACGCAGGCGCCGTGAGGAGGAAATGAGAAGGCAGCAAGAAGAGATGATGAGACGCCAGCAGGAAGGCTTTAAAGGGAATTTTGCTGATGCG AGGGAGCCACCAGACATGCGGATGGGACAGATGAGTATGGGAG GTACCATAGGCATGAACAATAGAGGAGCCATGGGTGGTACCAATGTCCCAGCTGCTGCACCTCCTGCAACTGGTCCTGGAGCTATGATACCTGATGGAGCCATGGGAATG AGCATCAGTCCTCTCTCAGTGTCAGCACTCCCAGACAGCAGCAGTACCAGCAGCAGTCAG